A stretch of DNA from Pseudoalteromonas sp. A25:
CCCAGCTTGGCTCAATTGCGTTGCTATTGCTGCACCGATCCCGCCAGAAGCCCCCGTTATAACCGCAAGTTTTTGTTTATCCATCAGCTGGCCTCCTGCGTTAAATCAATGCTAGGTTGCGCCTCAATGCTTCTAAATACATCACCATAAAGTCGATAAAAGCATTGCGCACTGTGAATGATCAGTTGCCGCTCTTGTTGACAATCAATTTTATTCATTAAGCCTTTGAAAAAGTCGATATGCTCAATATCCAAAGCGCCGTGAGAGGTCAAATAACTGAATGCTTTTTGTGGTAAGTTGAGCTGCTTACCAATACTTTGCGCTGCTTGATCGGCTAAAGCGATAGATGTGCCTTCTAGCACATTAACCATGCCAAAAAAGCACAATGGATTAACACGATTAATACTGTCGTATGCATAACTGACCATCAGTTCAGTAGCGAAGCTTGGTGTTGAGTGACGAACAGCCTCTTTATCAAAGCCACACTGTGCTAAGTCATTCAAAATCCACTCTTGATGCCCCATTTCTTCTTCAATATAGTGACCAATGGCTTCACGTAGCCACTCTTTCGATTCATCTAACTTGCTACCACAGGCCATCAATAAAGGCACAGTGTGTTTCACATGATGATAAGCTTGTTGTAAAAATGAGCCATATTGACCGAGTGTGATTTGCCCTTCAAAAACATCTTTAATAATTGGAGCAGATAGAAGGTACTCACGTTCAGTCTGTGTTTGTGCTTGTAATTCATCATAAAAAGTAGTCATCGGTTTCTCCTGCTCGAAACTGTATAAAGCGTTAATTTGTGGAGCATAAAAGTGTGCTATTGCCTCTCGTTTAGGTCGTCCGTTTGCACTGAGTAGTCCAGCTTGCGTGCTCAAAGGCACATCTAGACGATGCCAGCGCGCAACTTGCGCGTAATCGGGCAATAAGCGATTTATGTCTTCAACATGCTGTGAAAGAAGGTCGTTAGAAATATTTTCCGGCGCCCATATAAGCGCGCATAGATAAGGTTTAGCTTCACCACATACCACCACTTGTATGGGAAAGCTGGCATTTTGCAATAAAGACTCCGGCCATTCAGGGGCTATATTTCGGCCAAAGCTATTGATTATTTGGTTCTTTTTCCTACCAATAATGGTTACCGTGGTAGTTCCCGTTTGTTCCTCTACATTGACTAGATCCCCGGTTGCATACCACTGCTCCTTAGGGTGCGCAGCTTCGCCTAAATAACCTAAAAAGATCGGCCCTTTGATGTATAGCTGGCTTTCAATCGTTTTAATTTGTATATGGTCTAACGGCGCACCGACCGAGCCATCTTGCTGCGCTTTAGTGTTTAAGCACACCACCGAACTTGCCTCCGACAGGCCATATCCTTGAAAAACAGGCAAGCCGAAGATTTTTGCTTTTTCCAGCATACTCATAGAGACATGTGCCCCTCCCACCGCAATAAAGGCCAAACTGCTAGGTGGTTGCCAGCCTTGCTCACATGCTAATAACAGAAATTTCAAAAGCTCTGGCACTAAAATTAAGCTGTTAGGTTGATAATGCGAAATAGCACTAAGTAGTGCTTCGCCATCTTTTAACTGGCTACCGCAAAAGCCAAGCTTTTCGATAGGCAATACTTTTACCTGCCCACCGCTTAACATTGGCGCATAAACACCAGCGATGTTTTCCAGTAATACTCCCAGTGGTAATATACATAAGTGCTTTGGCGCACTTAAGTTAATACGCTCACACAAGCTTTTTGCCACAGCCAATTGGCTATCTAAAGACAAACACACACCTTTAGGCTGACCAGTCGAACCTGAGGTAAATGTGATCTTTTGCGTGCCAGCAAATAGCGCAACATCATCTTGCTTTGGCAAGTAGTATACCCACAGTTTTTGCTCAAACACGGTTAAGGTATCAAGCGCTATATGGGCTTCTAACTCGCTCTGTGAAATGAATAATTGCGCTCCCGCTTTTTGTATCGCAAAGTCACACTGAGTTTGGCTAAAAAAAGTTGGCAAAGGTAAAGCAGCACTGCGGGTTAAAGTTAAAGCAAGATCGAATGCTACCCACGCAAGGCCGTTGGCAATATTGTGTGCAACACAACTCACTTGTTGAGCGTTAATAAACTCGGCAAGTAGCTCAACCTGTAAGATAAGCTGCTTGGCGCAAATATGGTGTTGTTCATCTACGAATACAATCTGCTCTGGGGGCGTATCTTTAAGCTTTTGAATAAGTGCATTCATGATTGCAATCCTAAAACCAACTCATTGACCTCATTACGGTATTGCTCTTCTAGTTTGCTATACAACTTGGTCGTATTGATCACTTGCTGCACATTTTCTAAGTCGACCACACATACTTTTGGGTCAGCCTCATAGTAACTACCATAGTCTTTGGCGCTCGCAACTTTGTTAGGCTGTGCAGGCGTTAGTTCACAAATTGGCACCTGACACAAAGCCATCAGCTTTCTTACTTGCACCGTACCTGTAAATGTTAAAAACCGAATGTGCTGTGATAAAAGTGCTTGAGCAGCCACAATAAAGTGTCCAAGGGTTGCACTGCGATGCGTTGAATACAAATTGCCTAACTCTGCAATTTCGCTGCGATAGGTGCATTGTGGTAAGAAAGTTTCTATCGGTTGCTCTAAATACTGCTCCACAAATAGCGACTCAGCAGCAATACGCAGTCCTAAAACACAATAACCTTGAGGGGTATTTAAACGGCTCAACAGTGGATAAAACTCGTGTAAGTTGGCAGCATACGCTTTTGCAAAACCAGTTTTAACCTGCATCTCCAGTTCTAAACGGCCACTTTGGCTGTATTTAGCCCAATGCAAAGCGCTCGAAGGCATCTTTAAATCATGAATTGTCATTGCACCCATTTGGCAACTCCCCTAGTAGTGATGTGTTTAATCTAGGGGAGCAAAATTAAGTAAACCTTAAGGCTTGTTAATTTTTATTATTTTAAACTGCGCCTTTCTACCAAGCTGCAGGTTGGCTTACCCCTCTAGAGACAGCGATTCGCGGTAGAATTCGTATCATTTAAGGGAACATAAAGTTTGAAGACTCGCAAACCAAAATAGCTTTAAGTTGCTCTACCAGCCGATGTTATTTTTGTATGTAAGTTATCTGTAAGATTGAAATATTAATGAGGTTTATTGTCCATGAAAGTTAAGCACTGAATAATAGAGATTTTTATCAGGTTTTTTAGGCGAAAAAAGTAAATATTATCTATGCTCTAGGAAATGCAATTTGTGAGTATGTTTGATGTTTAATCAAAATGATGCTGCGTTAGCTGTTAGGAACTTTGTGCGTGTTGCTAACATTGTTGCTAATCTA
This window harbors:
- a CDS encoding TenA family transcriptional regulator — protein: MTTFYDELQAQTQTEREYLLSAPIIKDVFEGQITLGQYGSFLQQAYHHVKHTVPLLMACGSKLDESKEWLREAIGHYIEEEMGHQEWILNDLAQCGFDKEAVRHSTPSFATELMVSYAYDSINRVNPLCFFGMVNVLEGTSIALADQAAQSIGKQLNLPQKAFSYLTSHGALDIEHIDFFKGLMNKIDCQQERQLIIHSAQCFYRLYGDVFRSIEAQPSIDLTQEAS
- a CDS encoding thermostable hemolysin, whose product is MGAMTIHDLKMPSSALHWAKYSQSGRLELEMQVKTGFAKAYAANLHEFYPLLSRLNTPQGYCVLGLRIAAESLFVEQYLEQPIETFLPQCTYRSEIAELGNLYSTHRSATLGHFIVAAQALLSQHIRFLTFTGTVQVRKLMALCQVPICELTPAQPNKVASAKDYGSYYEADPKVCVVDLENVQQVINTTKLYSKLEEQYRNEVNELVLGLQS